One region of Gopherus evgoodei ecotype Sinaloan lineage chromosome 16, rGopEvg1_v1.p, whole genome shotgun sequence genomic DNA includes:
- the RPL35 gene encoding 60S ribosomal protein L35 — protein sequence MAKIKARDLRGKKKEELLKQLDDLKVELSQLRVAKVTGGAASKLSKIRVVRKSIARVLTVINQTQKENLRKFYKGKKYKPLDLRPKKTRAMRRRLNKYEESLKTKKQQRKERLYPVRKFAVKA from the exons ATG GCTAAGATCAAGGCCCGCGACCTGCGAGGGAAGAAGAAGGAGGAGCTGCTGAAGCAGCTGGATGACCTGAAGGTGGAGCTGTCCCAGCTGCGGGTGGCCAAGGTGACTGGCGGAGCCGCCTCCAAGCTGTCCAAGAT CCGGGTTGTCCGCAAATCCATTGCCCGAGTGCTGACTGTCATCAACCAGACCCAGAAAGAGAACCTGAGGAAATTTTACAAA GGCAAAAAGTACAAGCCTCTTGACCTACGGCCGAAGAAGACTCGTGCCATGCGCCGCAGATTAAATAAGTACGAAGAAAGTTTGAAGACCAAAAAACAGCAGCGAAAAGAGCGCCTGTACCCTGTCCGGAAGTTTGCTGTTAAGGCATAA